In the genome of Hyalangium gracile, the window AGGAACTTCGCCAGATCGTTGGCGGAGGCGTACCAGCCGTAGGCGCCACACTGCGAGGTGTAGTCGGTGGTCCAGAGGTAGCCGGGCGACTGCGCGCCGTACGCGTAGTAGAGCGTCGGGTTGACGGCATCGGGCATGCAGCTCATGGCGGTGATGCCCATGGGCTGGAGGATGTTCGTCCGCACGAACGTCACATAGTCCATGCCGGAGATGGCCTCGATGACGGCGCGCAGCAGGCAGAAGTTGCCGTTCGAGTAGGCCTGTGTGCTGCCCGGAGTGCTCACCAGCGGGGTGGCCAGCAGCTGGGCCATGGAGGCATTGAAGTCATCCCCACAGTAGCCCCACCCGGCCATGCCGCTGCGGTGGGTGAGGAGCTGGCGGAGGGTCACCTGGTTCACACCCGCGGCGGCGCCAGGCCACCGGCTGCTCACGTACGGGTAGAAGGGCGCGTCCAGGGAGATGCCGTTGTTCTGGACGAGGTACATCATCGCCGTGGCGGTGATGGGCTTGGAGACGCTGGCCTGGTGCACCCGGGTCGAGGCCGTCATGGCGACTCCCGGAGCGCTGCTCTCGTAGGGCGCCCGCGCGTAGCCCACGCCGCCCGAGGTCGTCATCTGTCCCGCCTCGACGATGGCGTAGGAGTAACCCATGGCCTTCCCGTCCATGACCTTGTCGAACTCGGACGCCCAGGGCGGCGGTGAGTACGCCTGGAAGTCGGTCAGGCGCAGGTTGTCCTGGCTCGCCGCGCTCCAGGTGGAGACAAAGGCGTTCCAGTCCTGCCCGGCGACGACCTGGTAGGCATCCGAGCCCTCTCGGTAGACGCCGTTGAAGTGCCACTCATTTCCCTCCCAGTACGCCTCCATGTCCACCAGGCGCAGTCCCTGCGCGGCCAGCTCCTGCGTCTTGGTCTGGAAGACCGGCCAGGTGTCTCCCGTCCGGAGGGCATGGCTACCGGTACCGGGGTTCCAGACCGCCGCGTACTGGCGCTGGCCGTTCTCCACGTAGGTCTCCAGATCGACGAGGCGCAGCCCGGTCGAGGGGAGTATCTGCCGGAAGAAGGCCAGCTCGTTCGAGTCCAGGTCTGCCTGGAACAGATAGCCATTCGGGCTGGCGTCCCACACCCCCGCGAACCTTCGCTGGCCACCCTCCACGTAGACTTCCAGATCGATGAGGCGCATTCCCTGGGGGTTCAGGCTCCGCGCTTCGGCCTCGAAAGCCGGCAAGGAGAGCCCCACGCGCAGCGCATGCACCCCACTCCCCGGCAACCACGCCCCGCTGTAGCGCGGGACGCCGTCCGTCACCTCGACGTTGAGATCCACCAGGCGGAGGCCAGCCGCGGCCCACTCTTGATACTGCGCCTCGAAGGTTGCCCACTCGGCACTCACCGACAACGCGTGATCGTCCGTACCCGCGCGGAAGAGGCCCGCGAAGAGTGGGGCAGGGGGTGCCACGAGGCTCTGGCCGAGCTGGCGGGGGGCCTCAACCTCGGGGACGACAGCGAAGAGCGGGTGCGGCCCTTCGTCACTCAGGGCGTGTAATGCCCCGGGCTCGCATCCCGCCAACATCATCAGCAGCACCCAGCCCCAGGGCGAGGTGCTCCGGGGGGCTCGCCGGTTCGGGAACCGTCCATGATGCTCGCCGCTGGATGGCGACTGAGGGGAGATTGCTCCTGCCAACATAGAACCTCCGTGGGTGAGGGCTCTCGCGAGCCGTTGGCGAAGCTCTATCTCTCGGAGGGCTGGAGGTTCTTGTCCTCGCGCGCCAGAAGGACTGTCCTGGGACGCCACGCCTCCGGTTTCACGGGGGCTCGGCGTGGAGCAGCTCGCGGAACAGCACCTCGGCAACCTCGCGGAACAGCTCTCCGGACGCCAGCAGCCCACCACAGTGGTGAGGCTCCCGGGCCAGCGTGAGCGCGACGGCCTTTCCCAGCACCGCGTCCCAGAAGGGGCCAGAGTCCTCCGGCAGCAGGAACTCGCGGATGATGCTCCGCGGCCACGGCAGCACCGTCGTCGGATCCGCGTCGCTCGGCGTCGTGAAGCAGTCCAGGTCCACGTCCAGCAGCACCCGCTCCGCCCGCTCCAGCACCTCGCGCACCGCATCCCCCGGCGCGGGACTCCGGAACGCCTCCGCCGCCCGGTCCACCGTGGGCACCGACACCAGGCGGTGCTCCCGGCCGCGCGTATCCTTATATACGTCCCGCTCGAACGAGCCCCGAGGCCGCGCCCGCGCGATGAGGAGCGCGTCTCCCACCAGCCCGGCCTCCATGGCGGCCAGGATGTGATCGTAGTTGCGCACGTCCAGCGCCCACCGCGCGTGCTCGTCCAGCGCCCTCAGCCCCGCGCTCCGGTCCGGCACGGCCTCCGGCTGTCGCGGAGGCACCACGTCCAGGTGCCGGTCCAGGCTCACCAGCAGTGCGGGAGGACTACCCTCTCCGAGCGCGCACGCCCAGGACGGCAGCGCGAGCCGGTGCGGATCGAAGACATAGGCGTCCTTTGGCCCCCGGCCTCCCGCCAATGACAGGCGGATGACACCCGCCAGCCGCAGGTGGAGTGGCGCTTCCTGCTCCATCTCGGAATAACCTCCCGGGTCCGTGCTTTCCCACCCGATGCGTGAAGCCAGGGAGTGTAGGCTTCGCGCCCCCCAGACGTGAAAGGAGAGGGCCTCCTTCAAGGTCCAGCGTCGCATGCGCAACCTCGCCGCAGCCGTGCTCCTCCTCTCGAGCCTCTCGGCCTTCGCCCAGACAGCTCCCGCCAAGCCCATGTCCGAACGAAAGCCCGACACCTTCCTCCGCCAGTACTCCGAGACCCGCCGCTTCATGAGCGGCCGTCCCGTGAAGCCGCGCTTCACTCCGGATGAGAAGACCCTCTTCTTCCTGCGCGCCCAGCCCACGTCCGCCTCGCAGACGCTCTTCGCCTTCGACGTGGCCACCGGCGCGACGAAGGAGCTGCTGACTCCCGAGTCCATCCTCAAGGGCGCCGAGGAGACGCTCTCCGTGGAGGAGAAGGCCCGCCGCGAGCGCATGCGCGTGAGCACCCGGGGCTTCACCACCTACGACTTGTCCGAGGACGGCGAGCGCATCCTCGTCAGCCTCTCCGGCAAGCTCTACCTCGTCGAGCGCTCCTCCGGAAAGTCGACCGAGCTGAAGACGGGCCCGGGCGTCATCGACCCGCGCTTCTCCCCGGACGGCAAGCAGATCGCCTACGTGCGTGACAACGACGTGTTCCGCATCGACCTGGCCACCAACAAGGAGCAGCGCGTCACCCAGGGCGGCTCGGAGGCGAAGACCCACGGCCTGGCCGAGTTCGTCGCCCAGGAGGAGATGGGCCGCTTCTCCGGCTACTGGTGGAGCCAGGACTCGAAGTTCATCGCCTACACCGAGTCCGACACCACCGCCGTGGAGAAGCTCACCATCGTCGACGTGATGCACCCCGAGAAGGGCGGCAACGACTTCCCCTACCCGCGTCCGGGCAAGCCCAACGCGGTGGTGCGCCTGGGCGTCATCCCCGTCACCGGAGGCAAGACGGTGTGGGTGGACTGGGATGCGAAGGCCTACCCGTACCTGGCCACCGTGGCCTGGCAGAAGGGCGGGCCGCTCACGGTGCTCGTGCAGAACCGCACCCAGACGGAGGAACAGCTCCTCGCGGTGGAGCCGCGCACCGGCAAGACGCGCGTGCTGCTCACGGAGAAGGATGCGGCCTGGATCAACCTGGACCAGGACTTCCCCCGCTGGCTCGAGGATGGCAGCGGCTTCCTCTGGTACACCGAGCGCAATGGCGGCCCCGAGGTGGAGCAGCGCAACGCGGACGGCAGCCTCGCGCGCTCCTGGGTGAAGCCGGGCGCCGGCTTCCGGGGCATGTCGCGCTTCGTGGACGCCACTCGCACGCTCTACTTCTTCGGCGATCCCAACCCCACCGAGAGCTACCTCTGGCGGGTGAAGGATGGCGGCGCCCCCGAGAAGATCGCCACCGGCACTCCCGCTCCCGCCTTCGAGACGCCCGTCACCATCTCCAAGGAGGGCGGGCTGCTCGTCGCCATCTCCCAGACGGACACCACCATGCCGCGCTACTCGGTGCTGCGGGCGGATGGCACCCGCGTGGGGGATCTGCCCTCCATCGCCGCCGAGCCTCCCTTCACCCCCAACACGCAGTACTACGTGGTGGGCAAGGAGGGCTTCCATGCCTCCGTCACCCGGCCCAGGAGCATGAAGCCCGGCGTGAAGCTGCCCGTCATCGTCTATGTCTACGGCGGGCCCACCGCCACCGTGGTGCGCCGTGGCATGGCGGAGAACCTGCTCAACCAGTGGCTGGCTGACCAGGGCTTCCTCATCGTCAAGTTCGACGGGCGCGGCACTCCGCTGCGCAGCGCCTCCTGGGAGCGCGCGGTGAAGTACGACTTCGCCACCATCACCCTGGACGATCAGATCGCCGCCCTCAAGGCCCTGGCGGAGAAGGTCCCCGAGCTGGATCCGTCCCGCGTGGGCATCTACGGCTGGAGCTTCGGCGGCTACATGGCCGCGCTCGCCGCCCTCAAGCGCCCGGACGTCTTCAAGGCCGCGGTGGCCGGCGCTCCCGTGGTGGACTGGCTCGACTACGACACCCACTACACCGAGCGCTACCTGGGGCTCCCCCAGGAGCACCCCGAGGCCTACGAGAAGAGCTCGCTGCTCACCTACGCCAACGACGCCAGCAAGCCCATCGCCTCACTGCTGCTCATCCACGGCACCGCGGATGACAACGTCTACTTCTTCCACACCCTCAAGCTCTCCCACGCGCTCTTCCTGGCCGGCAAGCCGCACGAGCTGCTGCCGCTCAGCGGGCTGACGCACATGGTGCCGGATCCGCTCGTCACCCAGCGCCAGTACGAGCGGGTGCTGAACTACTTCCACAAGCACCTGTAGCCCGCAAAAGAGAGAGGCCCGGTTCCCGCCAAGGGGACCGAGCCTCGCTTTACCCGCCAGTTCCGTGAGGAGTGGCTTGGTCTGCGCTTAGACGGCGCGCACGTTCTGAGCCTGCAGACCCTTGGGGCCACGGGTCACTTCGAACTGCACCTTCTGGCCCTCCTGCAGGGTGCGGAAGCCATCCATGTTGATGGCGGTGTGGTGGCAGAACACGTCCTCGCCACCTCCGTCCTGCGTGATGAAGCCGAAGCCCTTCGCATCGTTGAACCACTTCACGGTACCAGTTGCCATTTTGTTGCTTCCTTCATGACGGGCGGCGCCGGAGCCCCCCGGTTCTTCAGCCCCCCGACTACCGGAAGGCACCCCAGTTGTAGTGGGGGGGCGCACCGCAAGTCCAGATGCCTCTGTGCATTTCGGCGATGACGCGTTCGCGTCATCACACCTCGAGCAGCAATCGCTCGGGGTCCTCAATGCACTCCTTGACACGGACGAGGAACTGGACTGCCTCGCGGCCATCCACCAGGCGGTGGTCGTACGAGAGCGCCACGTACATGATGGGCCGGATGACGATCTGTCCGTCCTTCACCACGGGCCGCTCGACGATGTTGTGCATGCCCAGGATGCCCGACTGCGGCGGGTTGAGGATGGGCGTGGACAGCATGGAGCCGAAGATGCCGCCGTTGGAGATGGTGAAGGTGCCGCCCTGCAGCTCCGCCAGGGTGAGCTTGTCGTTGCGGGCGCGCACGCCGAAGTCGCCGATCTTCTTCTCCAGGTCCGCCAGCGACAGCTTGTCGGCGTCGCGCAGCACCGGCACCACCAGCCCGCGCGAGCCGGACACCGCCACGCCGATGTCGTAGTAGTGCTTGAAGACGACGTCCTCGCCCTCGATCTCCGCGTTGATCTGCGGGAAGGCCTTGAGGGCCTCGATGGAGGCGCGCACGAAGAAGCTCATGAAGCCCAGCTTCACGCCGTGCTTCG includes:
- a CDS encoding serine hydrolase, yielding MAPPAPLFAGLFRAGTDDHALSVSAEWATFEAQYQEWAAAGLRLVDLNVEVTDGVPRYSGAWLPGSGVHALRVGLSLPAFEAEARSLNPQGMRLIDLEVYVEGGQRRFAGVWDASPNGYLFQADLDSNELAFFRQILPSTGLRLVDLETYVENGQRQYAAVWNPGTGSHALRTGDTWPVFQTKTQELAAQGLRLVDMEAYWEGNEWHFNGVYREGSDAYQVVAGQDWNAFVSTWSAASQDNLRLTDFQAYSPPPWASEFDKVMDGKAMGYSYAIVEAGQMTTSGGVGYARAPYESSAPGVAMTASTRVHQASVSKPITATAMMYLVQNNGISLDAPFYPYVSSRWPGAAAGVNQVTLRQLLTHRSGMAGWGYCGDDFNASMAQLLATPLVSTPGSTQAYSNGNFCLLRAVIEAISGMDYVTFVRTNILQPMGITAMSCMPDAVNPTLYYAYGAQSPGYLWTTDYTSQCGAYGWYASANDLAKFLIGIQNNTVLSASTAQLMRSQQLGWWGAGTLGGAASHHNGAWLTGDGRGSNTGIVLLPNGVAAVLLSNTHGFDIIGSVIEAYNKGPYAL
- a CDS encoding UPF0489 family protein, whose protein sequence is MEQEAPLHLRLAGVIRLSLAGGRGPKDAYVFDPHRLALPSWACALGEGSPPALLVSLDRHLDVVPPRQPEAVPDRSAGLRALDEHARWALDVRNYDHILAAMEAGLVGDALLIARARPRGSFERDVYKDTRGREHRLVSVPTVDRAAEAFRSPAPGDAVREVLERAERVLLDVDLDCFTTPSDADPTTVLPWPRSIIREFLLPEDSGPFWDAVLGKAVALTLAREPHHCGGLLASGELFREVAEVLFRELLHAEPP
- a CDS encoding alpha/beta fold hydrolase, which gives rise to MRNLAAAVLLLSSLSAFAQTAPAKPMSERKPDTFLRQYSETRRFMSGRPVKPRFTPDEKTLFFLRAQPTSASQTLFAFDVATGATKELLTPESILKGAEETLSVEEKARRERMRVSTRGFTTYDLSEDGERILVSLSGKLYLVERSSGKSTELKTGPGVIDPRFSPDGKQIAYVRDNDVFRIDLATNKEQRVTQGGSEAKTHGLAEFVAQEEMGRFSGYWWSQDSKFIAYTESDTTAVEKLTIVDVMHPEKGGNDFPYPRPGKPNAVVRLGVIPVTGGKTVWVDWDAKAYPYLATVAWQKGGPLTVLVQNRTQTEEQLLAVEPRTGKTRVLLTEKDAAWINLDQDFPRWLEDGSGFLWYTERNGGPEVEQRNADGSLARSWVKPGAGFRGMSRFVDATRTLYFFGDPNPTESYLWRVKDGGAPEKIATGTPAPAFETPVTISKEGGLLVAISQTDTTMPRYSVLRADGTRVGDLPSIAAEPPFTPNTQYYVVGKEGFHASVTRPRSMKPGVKLPVIVYVYGGPTATVVRRGMAENLLNQWLADQGFLIVKFDGRGTPLRSASWERAVKYDFATITLDDQIAALKALAEKVPELDPSRVGIYGWSFGGYMAALAALKRPDVFKAAVAGAPVVDWLDYDTHYTERYLGLPQEHPEAYEKSSLLTYANDASKPIASLLLIHGTADDNVYFFHTLKLSHALFLAGKPHELLPLSGLTHMVPDPLVTQRQYERVLNYFHKHL
- a CDS encoding cold-shock protein; this encodes MATGTVKWFNDAKGFGFITQDGGGEDVFCHHTAINMDGFRTLQEGQKVQFEVTRGPKGLQAQNVRAV